A single genomic interval of Arthrobacter globiformis harbors:
- the polA gene encoding DNA polymerase I, which yields MAFRAFFALPADKFSTARGQHTNAIHGFTSMLINLIKEQKPTHVAVAFDVSDDTTHRKAEYSDYKGGRNETPREMSGQIDLIDQVMGAWGIKTIKMPGYEADDILATLAAMGEKAGFEVLLVSGDRDAFQLITDNVFVLYPKKGVSDIPRMDAAAVEEKYFVSPSRYSDLAALVGETADNLPGVPGVGPKTAAKWINLYGGLEGVLEHLDAIGGKVGDSLRANVDAVKRNRKLNQLHTDLDLPVTLEELADPRPDQQALEELFDDLEFKTIRTRLFDLYASEAPVPEREPLEARDFAALTDADSLRAFLEAGAGHRSALAVDVLPGRIGEDADAVAIVRDDAAAYVDLTVLDADAENVLAQWLRDAGSPKVMHGYKAALKALTNRGFELEGVVDDTSISGYLIQPDRRTYELAELAQFHLNIHITPEAAKAGQLELAFDDDSAASGALVQVAAVVHKLSRFFESELKDRKAEDLLATLELPVARVLADMEKTGIAVSMELMDEQLADLARVIDDAQERAFAAIGHEVNLGSPKQLQTVLFEELQLPKTKKIKSGYTTDAASLKNLLEKTGHEFLVQLMAHRESAKLRQMVETLKKSVAEDGRIHTTYAQNVAATGRISSNNPNLQNIPIRSEEGRRVRGIFVVSDGYECLLSADYSQIEMRIMAHLSGDAGLIEAYREGEDLHRFVGSSIFHVPPAEVTSAMRSKVKAMSYGLAYGLTSFGLSKQLEISVDEARNLMKDYFDRFGAVRDYLRGVVDQARVDGFTATIEGRRRYLPDLTSTDRQLRENAERIALNSPIQGSAADIIKRAMLGVHSELAAQGLKSRMLLQVHDELVLEVANGEREAVEKLVTEQMAAAAELSVPLEVQIGVGTSWYDAGH from the coding sequence ATGGCCTTCCGGGCCTTCTTTGCCCTCCCGGCCGACAAGTTCTCCACCGCCCGGGGCCAGCACACCAACGCGATCCACGGCTTCACGTCCATGCTCATCAACCTGATCAAGGAACAAAAGCCCACCCACGTTGCAGTCGCCTTCGACGTCTCGGACGACACCACCCACCGCAAGGCCGAGTACAGCGACTACAAGGGCGGGCGCAACGAGACGCCCCGCGAAATGAGCGGCCAGATCGATCTCATCGACCAGGTCATGGGTGCGTGGGGCATCAAGACCATCAAGATGCCCGGTTACGAGGCGGACGACATCCTGGCCACGCTCGCAGCCATGGGTGAAAAGGCCGGCTTTGAAGTCCTGCTCGTGTCCGGCGACCGTGACGCCTTCCAGCTCATCACCGACAACGTGTTCGTGCTGTACCCGAAGAAGGGCGTCAGCGACATCCCGCGCATGGACGCCGCCGCCGTCGAGGAAAAATACTTCGTCAGCCCCTCCCGGTATTCGGACCTCGCCGCCTTGGTGGGCGAGACCGCGGACAACCTGCCGGGCGTCCCCGGAGTCGGACCCAAAACGGCCGCCAAGTGGATCAACCTCTACGGCGGCCTCGAAGGCGTGCTGGAACACCTGGATGCCATCGGCGGGAAGGTGGGGGACTCGCTGCGCGCCAACGTGGACGCCGTCAAGCGCAACCGCAAGCTGAACCAGCTCCACACCGACCTTGACCTGCCCGTGACCCTGGAAGAGCTGGCAGACCCCCGGCCGGACCAGCAGGCGCTCGAGGAGCTCTTCGACGACCTCGAATTCAAGACCATCCGCACCCGGCTCTTTGATCTATACGCCAGCGAAGCTCCGGTGCCGGAACGGGAGCCCCTGGAAGCCAGGGACTTCGCCGCGCTGACCGACGCGGACTCGCTCCGTGCCTTCCTCGAGGCAGGGGCCGGACACCGGTCCGCACTCGCAGTGGACGTGCTGCCGGGCCGGATCGGCGAGGACGCGGACGCGGTCGCCATCGTGCGGGATGATGCCGCCGCCTACGTGGACCTCACCGTGCTGGACGCTGACGCGGAAAACGTGCTGGCCCAGTGGCTCCGGGATGCGGGATCCCCGAAGGTGATGCACGGCTACAAGGCGGCCCTGAAGGCATTGACCAACCGCGGGTTCGAACTGGAGGGCGTGGTGGATGACACCTCCATCTCCGGGTACCTCATCCAGCCCGACCGCCGCACGTACGAACTGGCCGAACTGGCCCAGTTCCACCTGAACATCCACATCACGCCCGAGGCCGCCAAGGCGGGCCAGCTGGAGCTGGCGTTCGACGACGACTCCGCGGCGTCCGGCGCGCTGGTCCAGGTGGCCGCCGTCGTCCATAAACTGAGCCGGTTCTTCGAATCGGAACTGAAGGACCGCAAGGCCGAGGACCTGCTGGCCACGCTGGAGCTGCCGGTGGCCCGCGTTCTCGCGGACATGGAGAAGACCGGCATCGCCGTCTCCATGGAGCTGATGGACGAACAGCTGGCGGATCTGGCCAGGGTGATCGACGACGCCCAGGAGCGGGCGTTCGCCGCGATCGGCCACGAGGTGAACCTTGGTTCGCCGAAGCAGCTGCAGACGGTCCTCTTCGAGGAGCTGCAACTGCCCAAGACCAAGAAGATCAAGTCCGGGTACACCACGGACGCCGCATCGCTGAAGAACCTGCTGGAGAAGACCGGGCATGAATTCCTGGTCCAGCTCATGGCCCACCGCGAATCGGCGAAGCTGCGGCAGATGGTGGAAACACTGAAGAAGTCTGTGGCGGAGGATGGGCGGATCCACACCACCTACGCCCAGAACGTGGCCGCCACCGGGCGCATCTCCTCCAACAACCCCAACCTGCAGAACATCCCGATCCGCAGCGAGGAAGGCCGCCGGGTGCGCGGCATCTTCGTGGTCAGCGACGGCTACGAGTGCCTGCTGTCCGCGGACTACTCGCAGATCGAGATGCGCATTATGGCGCACCTGTCCGGGGACGCCGGCCTGATCGAGGCCTACCGCGAGGGGGAGGACCTGCACCGCTTCGTCGGCTCGTCCATCTTCCACGTGCCGCCGGCCGAGGTCACCAGCGCGATGCGCTCCAAGGTCAAGGCCATGTCCTACGGCCTGGCCTACGGGCTGACGTCCTTCGGGCTGTCCAAGCAGCTCGAGATCTCGGTTGACGAGGCCAGGAACCTCATGAAGGACTACTTCGACCGGTTCGGTGCCGTGCGGGACTACCTCCGCGGCGTGGTGGACCAGGCAAGGGTGGACGGCTTCACCGCCACGATCGAAGGCCGGCGCCGCTACCTGCCGGACCTGACCAGCACGGACCGGCAGCTGCGGGAGAACGCCGAACGCATCGCCCTGAACTCGCCCATCCAGGGCTCCGCGGCGGACATCATCAAGCGCGCCATGCTGGGCGTGCACTCGGAACTGGCCGCACAGGGGCTCAAGTCACGCATGCTGCTGCAGGTCCACGACGAACTGGTACTGGAAGTTGCCAACGGCGAACGGGAGGCAGTCGAAAAGCTCGTCACGGAGCAAATGGCCGCCGCCGCGGAACTCAGCGTTCCGCTGGAAGTCCAGATCGGCGTCGGCACCAGCTGGTACGACGCCGGCCACTAG
- a CDS encoding dihydrofolate reductase family protein, with amino-acid sequence MPTAQYYVASSLDGFIATADDDLAWLLQFDGFEGGKESYDAFMSGVGCIVMGGTTYEWLMEHEPGNWPYPVTPCWIFTHHEFSAPPGADVTFVRGAVAEFIDDLRRDAAGKNIWVVGGGDLAAQFAGAGLLDELIVSVIPVVLGAGKRLLPLVQGPTAPLELQEARTQGRGIVELRYRWPGR; translated from the coding sequence ATGCCCACTGCCCAGTATTACGTTGCCTCCTCCCTCGACGGCTTCATCGCCACCGCTGACGACGATCTTGCGTGGTTGCTGCAGTTCGACGGCTTCGAAGGCGGCAAGGAAAGCTATGACGCCTTCATGTCCGGCGTCGGGTGCATCGTCATGGGCGGGACCACCTACGAGTGGCTGATGGAGCACGAACCCGGCAACTGGCCATACCCGGTCACGCCCTGCTGGATCTTCACACACCACGAGTTCAGCGCCCCGCCGGGGGCCGACGTCACGTTCGTGCGCGGTGCGGTGGCCGAGTTCATTGACGACCTTAGGCGTGACGCCGCCGGCAAAAACATCTGGGTGGTGGGCGGTGGCGACCTCGCCGCCCAGTTCGCCGGTGCCGGCCTTCTGGACGAGCTGATCGTCTCGGTCATTCCGGTGGTGCTCGGCGCGGGAAAGCGGCTGCTTCCCCTCGTCCAGGGCCCGACGGCGCCACTTGAGTTGCAGGAGGCTCGCACCCAGGGGCGGGGGATCGTGGAGCTCCGGTACCGCTGGCCTGGGCGCTAA
- a CDS encoding hotdog fold thioesterase: MEAAAEADFREELSEAGVPEHLHDWLAEYGIGALVVKMGIRFLEMSPERCVATMPVEGNTQVAGILHGGAHVVLAETLGSFAAGMHAGPGRQALGIEVGATHHRAISAGTVTGTCTAIHLGRTLTTHEIVMTDERGRRLSTARITNLIR, from the coding sequence GTGGAAGCCGCGGCCGAAGCCGACTTCAGGGAAGAGCTGTCTGAGGCCGGCGTCCCTGAGCACCTGCACGACTGGCTCGCCGAGTACGGCATCGGCGCCCTCGTGGTGAAGATGGGGATCCGGTTCCTGGAGATGAGCCCTGAGCGGTGCGTTGCCACGATGCCGGTGGAGGGGAATACGCAGGTGGCCGGGATCCTGCACGGCGGCGCGCACGTGGTGCTCGCCGAGACCCTGGGATCGTTTGCCGCCGGGATGCACGCCGGTCCCGGCCGCCAGGCGCTGGGCATCGAGGTTGGAGCCACGCACCACCGCGCCATTTCCGCGGGCACGGTGACCGGAACGTGCACGGCCATCCACCTGGGCCGCACGCTGACCACTCACGAAATCGTGATGACCGACGAGCGAGGGCGCCGGCTGTCCACGGCGCGCATCACCAACCTCATCCGGTAG